From Pseudanabaena sp. PCC 6802, one genomic window encodes:
- a CDS encoding agmatine deiminase family protein, translating into MPTPKELGFRQPAEWEPHAACWLAWPSHRELWQEYLEAVQAEFTELCRAIAQSENLEILVPDEANAQLASDLLGNLSVNLHRIPFGDIWMRDIAPIFTVTQDRTQIAALNFEWNGWGQKYLLEHDEQVADRVTATSNLKAFNFPWILEGGAVEVDGQGTCLTTRQCLLNPNRNSHMNQTEIEAGVCDALGVDKILWLDRGLLNDHTDGHIDTIARFVAPGVVMCMRSLDSQDPNTEVLSEIASQLKTFTDVCGQRLEVIEILSPGLVLDPEQNIMPASYLNFYIANGSVIVPTYGTIYDEKAVTAIAACFPNRRTIGLSAKHILLGGGAFHCITQQQPQI; encoded by the coding sequence ATGCCTACACCCAAGGAATTAGGATTTCGCCAGCCCGCCGAATGGGAACCCCATGCTGCCTGTTGGTTGGCATGGCCGAGCCATCGGGAGTTATGGCAGGAGTATTTGGAAGCGGTGCAGGCAGAATTTACCGAACTGTGCCGAGCGATCGCCCAGTCGGAAAATCTAGAAATTCTGGTGCCGGATGAAGCGAACGCACAATTGGCGAGCGATCTCCTGGGCAACTTATCAGTCAACCTGCACCGCATACCATTTGGCGATATCTGGATGCGAGACATCGCGCCGATCTTCACAGTTACTCAAGACCGCACGCAAATCGCCGCTCTGAATTTTGAGTGGAACGGCTGGGGACAAAAGTATCTACTCGAACATGACGAACAGGTAGCAGATCGCGTAACTGCAACCTCAAATCTAAAAGCCTTCAATTTCCCCTGGATTCTAGAAGGTGGGGCAGTGGAAGTAGACGGGCAGGGTACGTGCCTGACCACGCGACAATGCCTTCTCAATCCCAATCGCAACTCCCACATGAATCAAACAGAAATTGAGGCAGGCGTATGTGATGCCCTTGGAGTAGATAAAATTCTGTGGCTGGATAGAGGTTTGCTCAACGACCATACAGATGGACATATCGATACGATCGCTCGATTTGTCGCTCCCGGTGTAGTGATGTGCATGCGATCGCTAGATTCCCAAGACCCGAATACCGAAGTCTTGTCCGAAATCGCGTCTCAGTTGAAGACATTCACTGACGTTTGCGGGCAGAGATTGGAAGTGATTGAAATTCTGTCACCTGGACTGGTACTGGATCCCGAACAAAACATTATGCCAGCTAGCTATCTCAACTTCTATATCGCCAACGGCAGCGTAATTGTACCTACCTATGGCACGATATACGATGAGAAAGCTGTGACGGCGATCGCTGCTTGTTTCCCGAATCGTCGAACCATAGGACTTAGCGCTAAGCACATTCTGCTAGGTGGTGGAGCTTTCCACTGCATCACCCAGCAACAACCGCAAATATAG